In one window of Prevotella fusca JCM 17724 DNA:
- the pta gene encoding phosphate acetyltransferase encodes MNLLEQIVARAKADKQRIVLPEAEEERTLRAADRVLADDIANLILIGNPANIHKLAEEWGLKNIDKATIVDPENNPKSEEYAEKLAELRQKKGMTLEQARELVTKNNLYLGCMIIKTDGADGQISGALSTTGDTLRPALQIIKCAPGISCVSGAMLILTHEEQYGENGIVVMGDVAVTPNPTADQLAQIAYTTAETAKSVAGFQNPHVAMLSFSTKGSAQDAKDRETGKSVYIIDKIVEATKIAKEKFPELKVDGELQADAALVPAVAAKKAPDSDIAGKANVLVVPNLEVGNIGYKLIERLGGAKAIGPILQGIARPVNDLSRGCCVDDIYYMVAITACQAQDAKR; translated from the coding sequence ATGAACTTATTAGAGCAAATCGTTGCACGTGCAAAAGCCGACAAGCAGCGTATCGTGCTCCCCGAGGCAGAAGAGGAGCGTACCCTGAGGGCAGCTGACAGAGTGTTGGCTGATGACATCGCCAATCTGATCCTCATTGGAAACCCAGCCAACATCCATAAGCTCGCCGAAGAATGGGGGCTTAAGAACATTGACAAGGCTACCATTGTTGACCCGGAGAATAACCCAAAGAGTGAGGAATATGCCGAGAAACTGGCAGAATTGCGCCAGAAGAAGGGTATGACCTTAGAGCAGGCTCGTGAACTGGTTACCAAGAACAACCTTTATCTCGGCTGTATGATAATCAAGACTGACGGTGCTGACGGACAGATTTCCGGCGCACTCTCCACCACGGGCGACACACTCCGTCCTGCCTTGCAGATTATCAAGTGTGCGCCAGGTATCAGCTGCGTGAGTGGTGCAATGCTGATTCTTACACACGAGGAGCAGTATGGTGAGAACGGCATTGTCGTCATGGGCGACGTTGCTGTTACCCCTAACCCTACTGCTGACCAGTTGGCACAGATTGCTTACACCACTGCTGAGACCGCAAAAAGCGTTGCCGGCTTCCAGAACCCACACGTTGCCATGCTGAGCTTCTCAACCAAGGGCTCTGCACAGGACGCAAAGGACCGTGAAACCGGCAAGAGTGTTTACATCATTGACAAGATTGTCGAGGCTACAAAGATTGCCAAGGAGAAGTTCCCTGAGCTGAAGGTTGACGGCGAATTGCAGGCTGATGCCGCACTTGTCCCAGCTGTTGCAGCCAAGAAGGCACCAGATTCTGACATTGCAGGTAAGGCGAACGTGCTTGTTGTTCCTAACCTTGAGGTGGGCAACATCGGCTATAAGCTGATTGAACGACTCGGTGGCGCAAAGGCTATCGGTCCTATCCTTCAGGGTATTGCACGTCCTGTCAACGACCTCTCCCGCGGCTGCTGTGTTGATGATATCTATTATATGGTAGCCATCACAGCGTGCCAGGCACAGGATGCTAAGAGATAA
- a CDS encoding GNAT family N-acetyltransferase gives MIRFHDVKTTDRDLIQGYTLCGDRMNCDLSFANIISWRFLYNTQIAEVDGFLVFRFYTGHHLAYMAPVWKCQWDEAMRERFAAVVRQMRDDAIALGHPFLMLGVCSYMVGILESTFPDTFYFKPDRDRFDYIYTREKLATLSGKKLQGKRNHCNRFRKTYPNYEYRPLTKEMIPECIAVEENWRAVTKDDADATEELSEELRSMTRVFDLWDEIGALGGTIWVDGRLIAFTFGCSITNKVFDVCVEKADTAYEGAFSIINQEFAQHLPEQYEYMNREEDLGLEGLRYAKLSYKPDILLEKNVVMEKFPLAQEEEQEKVKEETISLWRDTFRDVEPFIQLYFSRVFKPEYNVICQVNRQTVAALQALPYTLKYYDEEVRTAYISGVSVREEYRNQNVGNNLMSQAHFRLYHKDVVFATLIPAEEWLYEWYGRCGYTRHITCTPPPADVDCMDFVTFDSWQRSRNCVLLHDEEGFEIIKEDYRISLSIDPNMTRQTEYVPAMIRIINAEKALQLYANRHPDCTENIRVYNDSDIPMNNIYFQIRHGHVIRTNRPLPDTRALTIAELADYIFKDDSLEMNLMLN, from the coding sequence ATGATTAGATTTCATGATGTCAAGACTACTGACCGTGATTTGATACAGGGCTATACGCTGTGCGGAGATCGCATGAACTGTGACCTCAGTTTTGCCAATATCATCTCATGGAGGTTCCTATACAATACCCAGATAGCTGAAGTTGACGGTTTTCTCGTATTCCGTTTTTATACAGGACACCATCTTGCTTACATGGCACCCGTGTGGAAATGCCAGTGGGACGAGGCTATGCGGGAGCGTTTTGCTGCCGTTGTCCGTCAGATGCGGGATGATGCCATTGCGCTGGGGCATCCTTTCCTCATGCTCGGAGTATGTTCTTACATGGTCGGCATATTAGAGTCAACCTTCCCCGACACATTTTATTTCAAGCCCGACCGTGACCGGTTTGACTACATCTATACCCGTGAAAAGCTCGCAACGCTGTCTGGAAAGAAACTTCAAGGCAAGCGCAACCACTGCAACAGGTTCCGTAAGACGTACCCCAACTATGAATACCGTCCGCTTACAAAGGAGATGATTCCTGAATGTATTGCCGTAGAAGAGAACTGGCGGGCTGTCACGAAGGATGATGCTGATGCGACGGAAGAACTCTCGGAGGAGCTTCGTTCCATGACACGTGTCTTCGATTTGTGGGATGAAATTGGTGCTCTCGGCGGTACAATATGGGTAGATGGCAGGCTGATAGCCTTCACTTTCGGCTGTTCGATAACGAACAAGGTGTTTGATGTATGTGTGGAAAAGGCAGATACGGCTTATGAAGGGGCATTCTCCATCATCAACCAGGAGTTTGCACAGCACCTGCCCGAACAGTATGAATACATGAATCGTGAGGAAGACCTTGGACTGGAGGGACTCCGTTATGCCAAACTTTCCTATAAGCCGGATATTCTTTTAGAGAAGAATGTGGTCATGGAAAAGTTCCCTTTGGCGCAGGAAGAGGAGCAGGAGAAGGTCAAGGAAGAAACCATTTCATTGTGGCGTGATACCTTCCGTGATGTAGAACCGTTCATTCAGCTTTATTTCTCACGTGTCTTCAAACCCGAGTATAACGTCATCTGCCAGGTAAACCGCCAGACGGTTGCAGCCCTTCAGGCGCTTCCTTATACGCTGAAATATTACGATGAAGAGGTGCGTACGGCTTATATCAGCGGGGTGAGTGTACGGGAAGAATACCGTAATCAGAATGTGGGGAACAACCTTATGTCACAGGCGCACTTCCGTCTTTATCATAAGGATGTGGTCTTTGCAACGCTGATTCCTGCCGAGGAATGGCTTTACGAGTGGTATGGGCGTTGTGGATATACACGTCATATCACCTGCACCCCACCACCTGCTGATGTTGACTGTATGGACTTTGTCACTTTCGACAGCTGGCAACGCTCAAGAAATTGTGTGCTTCTGCACGATGAAGAAGGTTTTGAGATTATCAAGGAAGATTATCGTATCTCGTTGTCTATCGACCCGAATATGACCCGACAGACAGAGTATGTCCCGGCTATGATACGCATCATAAATGCTGAAAAGGCATTACAGCTCTATGCAAACCGTCATCCAGACTGCACTGAAAACATCCGTGTGTACAATGATTCAGATATTCCAATGAACAATATTTACTTCCAAATCAGGCATGGACACGTTATCAGAACTAATCGACCATTGCCTGATACACGTGCATTGACGATTGCTGAATTAGCTGATTATATCTTTAAGGATGATAGCCTTGAGATGAATTTGATGCTGAACTAA
- a CDS encoding 1-acyl-sn-glycerol-3-phosphate acyltransferase: MKIPSEFDPIRPFEPEELPAVYDRILADKQFQKVLAYLYPDVPTEALAKKMHACKTNLDFQKAFCYPFLQRLVIEQSLGCSIDAVNINTQKRYTFVSNHRDIVLDSAFLDKLLIDVGFATTCEIAIGDNLLSQDWVRDLVRINKSFTVERALHSVEMLRASKRMSEYIHFAIAEKNENVWIAQRQGRAKNSNDLTQAAILKMMAMGGEGSIIERLKQLHIVPLAISYEYDPCDYLKAREYQLRRDVPYWKKTAEDDLESMLVGIKGYKGHIFYKCAPCIDEWLDTVDENLPKNKLFDAIAAHIDHEIHCNYKLYPVNYVALDMIQDTRVYEEYYTPEDYQDFETYLEGQIEKINIENRDDKFLRTCLLTQYAYPAKNYIAASSENGRFKSLLNRLTFKK; this comes from the coding sequence ATGAAAATACCATCAGAGTTTGATCCTATCCGTCCGTTCGAGCCGGAAGAATTACCGGCAGTCTATGACCGGATTCTTGCTGACAAGCAGTTCCAGAAGGTGCTGGCTTACCTCTACCCTGATGTCCCTACAGAGGCTCTGGCAAAGAAGATGCATGCCTGCAAGACAAACCTTGACTTCCAGAAAGCATTCTGCTATCCTTTCCTCCAGCGTCTTGTCATCGAGCAGAGCTTAGGCTGTAGCATAGATGCGGTGAACATCAACACGCAGAAGCGTTACACCTTTGTCAGCAATCATCGTGACATCGTACTCGATTCTGCGTTCCTCGACAAGCTGCTCATTGATGTTGGCTTCGCAACAACCTGCGAGATTGCCATCGGCGACAACCTCCTTTCACAGGACTGGGTACGTGACCTTGTGCGCATCAACAAGTCGTTCACCGTGGAGCGTGCCCTCCATTCAGTCGAGATGCTGCGTGCCAGCAAGCGCATGTCAGAGTACATTCACTTTGCCATTGCCGAGAAGAATGAGAACGTGTGGATTGCCCAGCGACAGGGAAGAGCCAAGAACTCGAACGACCTCACACAGGCAGCCATCCTGAAGATGATGGCTATGGGTGGCGAAGGCTCTATCATTGAGCGTCTGAAACAGCTGCACATCGTTCCGCTGGCAATATCATACGAGTATGACCCGTGCGATTACCTCAAGGCACGTGAGTATCAGCTGCGCCGTGATGTACCTTACTGGAAGAAGACAGCCGAGGACGACCTCGAGAGTATGCTGGTCGGTATCAAGGGCTACAAGGGGCATATCTTCTACAAGTGTGCGCCCTGCATTGACGAATGGCTTGACACCGTAGACGAGAACCTGCCGAAAAACAAGCTCTTCGATGCCATTGCAGCACATATCGATCACGAAATCCATTGCAACTACAAGCTCTATCCTGTCAATTACGTGGCATTGGATATGATTCAGGACACACGTGTCTATGAGGAGTATTATACGCCAGAAGACTACCAGGACTTCGAGACTTATCTTGAAGGTCAGATTGAGAAGATCAACATTGAGAACCGTGACGACAAGTTCCTGCGCACATGCCTGCTGACACAGTATGCTTATCCTGCAAAGAATTACATTGCTGCGTCATCCGAGAACGGACGTTTTAAATCATTGCTGAACCGTCTTACCTTTAAGAAGTAA
- a CDS encoding NigD1/NigD2 family lipoprotein — protein MVTAAVSLLIVSACEHDFYETGDSGLSYLHTDFVEARTNTLSAFVSASTDDGIQLTLQPALKEKWATKGDTTYRALLYYNKVENGVTEPVAIRPVAVLPLRLALNTPVVHNDPVGFESAWMSKNGSYLNLGLILKTGKKEGKQPVQSVAVVCDSIKLQPSGGRMFYLRLHHHQNGVPEYYSSRVFASIPLAGFKKPDSITLDINTYKGKIRKYFAY, from the coding sequence ATGGTAACGGCTGCCGTGTCGTTACTCATAGTCAGTGCTTGTGAGCATGATTTCTACGAGACAGGCGACAGCGGACTGTCCTATCTGCATACTGACTTCGTCGAGGCAAGGACAAACACGTTGTCAGCTTTTGTTTCGGCAAGCACTGACGATGGTATCCAGCTGACCCTGCAACCAGCATTGAAAGAAAAGTGGGCTACGAAGGGCGACACCACTTACCGTGCCTTGCTATATTATAATAAGGTGGAAAACGGTGTAACAGAGCCTGTCGCCATCCGCCCCGTTGCGGTCTTGCCTTTACGCCTGGCACTCAACACGCCTGTCGTCCATAACGACCCTGTCGGATTTGAAAGTGCATGGATGAGCAAGAACGGCAGTTATCTGAACCTTGGACTTATCTTGAAGACAGGGAAGAAAGAAGGCAAACAGCCTGTCCAGTCAGTAGCTGTAGTCTGCGATTCCATAAAGCTGCAGCCATCTGGCGGTCGTATGTTCTATCTCCGTCTGCACCATCATCAGAACGGAGTCCCCGAATATTACAGTTCACGTGTCTTTGCAAGCATTCCGTTAGCGGGATTCAAGAAACCGGATTCCATCACGCTGGACATCAATACCTACAAGGGGAAAATAAGAAAATACTTTGCATACTGA
- a CDS encoding metal-sulfur cluster assembly factor has translation MTQEEKTKIEERIVDVLKTVYDPEIPVNIYDLGMIYKIDVDGDGNLDMDMTFTSPACPAADFILEDVRTKVESVEGIKTANINLVFEPTWDQSMMSEEARVELGFD, from the coding sequence ATGACACAAGAAGAAAAAACAAAGATAGAAGAAAGAATCGTTGACGTTTTGAAGACCGTCTACGATCCCGAAATACCAGTGAATATCTATGACCTTGGTATGATTTACAAGATTGACGTTGATGGTGATGGCAACCTTGACATGGATATGACTTTCACGTCTCCGGCTTGTCCGGCTGCCGACTTCATCCTCGAGGATGTACGCACAAAGGTGGAAAGCGTGGAAGGTATCAAGACTGCAAACATCAACCTCGTTTTTGAGCCTACATGGGATCAGAGTATGATGTCTGAAGAAGCGCGTGTAGAACTGGGATTCGATTAA
- a CDS encoding acetate kinase codes for MKILVLNCGSSSIKYKLYDMADESVLAQGGVERIGLDEAFIKVKLDNGEKKQIMADLPTHKEGVALVFKVLLDPEIGALKNLDEIDAVGHRVVQGGDLFEKSCIVTKEVEDGIESLIDLAPVHNAGHLRGLRAVDALMPDTPQVTVFDNAFHSTMPDYAYLYAVPYDFYKKYHVRRYGFHGTSHRYVSHRVCEMLGVDIKTQKIITCHIGNGASIAAIKGGKVIDTSMGLTPLAGLMMGSRSGDIDPSAVTYLMDKLGKKPQEMADFLNKESGVLGITGISSDMRDIENADNAGDKMAHLALQMYTYRIKKYIGAYAAAMNGVDIIVWTAGVGENQTGLRWDACQDMEYLGIKLDKERNMCRGEEKILSADDSKVKVVLVPTDEEIVIARDTQELVKELKK; via the coding sequence ATGAAGATATTAGTTTTAAACTGCGGTAGCAGTTCCATTAAGTACAAGTTGTACGACATGGCTGATGAGTCAGTACTGGCTCAGGGTGGTGTTGAGCGCATCGGACTCGATGAGGCTTTCATCAAGGTTAAACTGGATAATGGTGAGAAGAAGCAGATCATGGCTGACCTTCCAACCCACAAGGAGGGTGTGGCACTCGTTTTCAAGGTACTCCTCGACCCGGAGATCGGTGCTCTGAAGAATCTTGACGAGATCGATGCTGTCGGTCATCGTGTCGTACAGGGTGGCGACCTCTTTGAGAAGAGCTGCATCGTGACCAAGGAAGTGGAAGACGGAATCGAGAGTCTTATCGACCTTGCACCTGTTCACAACGCCGGTCACCTGCGTGGTCTGCGTGCTGTTGACGCACTGATGCCTGATACTCCACAGGTAACAGTATTCGACAATGCCTTCCACAGCACAATGCCTGACTATGCTTACCTCTATGCGGTTCCATACGATTTCTACAAGAAGTACCACGTACGCCGCTATGGCTTCCATGGAACGAGCCACCGTTACGTGTCACACCGTGTCTGTGAGATGCTTGGCGTCGACATCAAGACACAGAAAATCATCACTTGCCACATTGGTAACGGTGCCTCAATCGCTGCCATCAAGGGCGGTAAGGTTATCGACACCTCAATGGGTCTGACTCCGTTGGCTGGTTTGATGATGGGCTCACGCTCTGGCGACATCGACCCATCAGCAGTTACTTACCTGATGGATAAGCTCGGAAAGAAGCCACAGGAGATGGCTGACTTCCTGAACAAGGAGAGCGGTGTGCTGGGTATTACCGGTATCAGTTCGGACATGCGTGACATCGAGAATGCAGACAATGCTGGCGACAAGATGGCGCATCTTGCATTACAGATGTACACCTATCGCATCAAGAAGTACATTGGTGCTTATGCTGCGGCGATGAACGGTGTCGACATCATCGTATGGACTGCCGGTGTCGGCGAGAACCAGACTGGTCTTCGTTGGGATGCCTGCCAGGACATGGAGTATCTTGGTATCAAACTTGATAAGGAACGTAACATGTGCCGTGGTGAAGAGAAAATCCTCTCTGCTGATGACTCAAAGGTAAAGGTTGTGCTTGTTCCTACTGACGAGGAAATCGTCATCGCACGTGATACACAGGAGCTTGTAAAGGAGCTGAAGAAGTAA
- a CDS encoding UDP-2,3-diacylglucosamine diphosphatase has protein sequence MKNIYFLSDAHLGSLAIEHRRTHERRLVRFLDSIKNKAAAVYLLGDMFDFWNEYKYVVPKGFTRFLGKISELTDMGVEVHFFTGNHDLWTYGYLEKECGVILHRKPISTEIYDKVFYLAHGDGLGDPDPMFRFLRKVFHNRGCQRLLNFFHPWWGMKLGMNWAKKSRLKRADGKEAPYMGEDKEYLVRYTKEYMRTHKDIDYFIYGHRHIELDLTLSRKARLLILGDWIWQFTYAVFDGEHMFLEEYVEGESKP, from the coding sequence ATGAAGAATATATATTTCCTTTCCGATGCGCACCTCGGTTCGCTTGCCATAGAGCACCGGCGCACACACGAACGCCGCCTTGTCCGCTTCCTGGACAGCATTAAGAACAAGGCTGCAGCAGTCTATCTGCTTGGCGATATGTTCGATTTCTGGAATGAATATAAGTATGTTGTTCCCAAAGGTTTTACCCGTTTCCTCGGCAAGATATCAGAGCTGACCGATATGGGTGTGGAGGTTCATTTCTTTACAGGAAACCATGACCTTTGGACTTACGGCTATCTGGAAAAGGAATGTGGTGTTATTCTCCATCGTAAACCTATCTCTACTGAGATATATGATAAGGTGTTCTATCTTGCTCATGGTGACGGGTTGGGCGACCCTGACCCTATGTTCAGGTTCCTCCGCAAGGTGTTCCATAACCGTGGCTGCCAGCGGCTGCTCAACTTCTTCCACCCTTGGTGGGGAATGAAGTTAGGTATGAACTGGGCTAAAAAGAGCAGGCTCAAACGTGCTGATGGTAAGGAAGCACCCTATATGGGCGAGGACAAGGAGTATCTCGTGCGCTATACGAAGGAATACATGCGCACACATAAGGACATTGATTACTTTATCTATGGTCATCGTCATATAGAACTCGACCTTACCTTGTCGCGGAAAGCCCGCCTGTTGATTCTCGGTGATTGGATATGGCAGTTTACTTATGCTGTTTTTGATGGTGAACACATGTTCCTTGAGGAGTATGTCGAAGGTGAAAGTAAGCCTTAA
- the radC gene encoding RadC family protein: MEKLSINHWAEADRPREKLERLGADALSDAELLAILIGSGTTDESAVDLMKRILNDYNNNLNTLGKLSLRDLEQYKGIGPAKAITILAACELGKRRQKATVEEAPLLNTAEKVYHFMHTAIQDLDIEEGWILMMKQNYRLIEAKRISIGGLTMAPIDIRLMMKEALLKNTTILAFCHNHPSGSTSPSREDNQLTLRIHKACELLNIHFADHVILTDGGFFSYREEGKL; the protein is encoded by the coding sequence ATGGAAAAACTATCTATCAATCACTGGGCAGAAGCCGACCGCCCACGTGAAAAGCTCGAACGACTGGGGGCAGATGCGCTCAGTGATGCCGAACTGCTTGCCATTCTGATTGGTTCAGGCACAACGGATGAGAGTGCCGTTGACCTGATGAAGCGTATTCTCAACGACTATAACAACAATCTGAATACGCTCGGAAAACTCTCTCTTCGTGACCTGGAACAGTACAAGGGGATTGGTCCTGCCAAGGCAATTACCATCCTTGCTGCCTGCGAGCTGGGGAAAAGACGACAGAAGGCGACAGTGGAAGAAGCACCGTTGCTCAATACTGCCGAAAAGGTTTACCATTTCATGCACACGGCGATACAGGACCTTGACATTGAGGAGGGCTGGATACTCATGATGAAACAGAACTACAGACTTATCGAAGCCAAGCGTATCTCAATCGGAGGACTTACGATGGCTCCCATTGACATACGTCTCATGATGAAGGAAGCATTGCTGAAGAATACCACCATCTTGGCTTTCTGCCACAATCATCCCAGTGGGAGTACAAGCCCGAGTCGTGAGGACAACCAGCTTACGTTACGTATTCATAAAGCCTGCGAACTGCTTAATATTCACTTTGCAGACCATGTCATTCTCACTGATGGCGGATTCTTTTCCTATCGGGAGGAAGGAAAATTATAG
- a CDS encoding glycosyltransferase, which produces MKYSVIVPVFNRPDEVDELLESLLGQEEKDFEVIIVEDGSQVPCKEVCNKYADRLDLHYYCKENSGPGQSRNYGAERAKGEYLLILDSDVVLPNGYLHAVSEELEREPADAFGGPDCAHDSFTDTQKAISYSMTSFFTTGGIRGGKKKLDKFYPRSFNMGIRRDVYQELGGFSKMRFGEDIDFSIRIFKAGKRCRLFPDAWVWHKRRTDFRKFWRQVYNSGIARINLYKKYPESLKLVHLLPMVFTVGTIFLNLMVLCGIIMFCFSSTKSVGCILLLLGLLPLLLYSTVICIDSTRQNNSVKIGLLSIRAAFIQLTGYGCGFISAWWKRCVCGKDEFAAYEKNFYK; this is translated from the coding sequence ATGAAGTACAGTGTCATTGTTCCCGTATTCAACCGTCCGGATGAGGTTGATGAACTGTTGGAGAGCCTGCTTGGGCAGGAAGAAAAGGATTTTGAGGTCATTATCGTTGAAGATGGCTCACAGGTTCCGTGTAAGGAGGTGTGCAACAAGTATGCCGACAGGCTCGACCTGCATTATTACTGCAAGGAAAACTCAGGTCCGGGGCAGAGCCGTAACTATGGTGCTGAGCGTGCAAAGGGCGAGTACCTGCTCATCCTTGATTCCGATGTTGTACTTCCGAACGGCTATCTCCATGCTGTCAGCGAAGAGCTGGAACGTGAACCTGCTGACGCTTTCGGTGGTCCTGACTGCGCACACGACTCCTTCACTGACACGCAGAAGGCCATTTCATACTCGATGACATCATTCTTCACTACCGGCGGAATACGTGGTGGAAAGAAGAAACTCGACAAGTTCTATCCCCGTTCGTTCAATATGGGCATCCGTCGTGACGTTTATCAGGAGTTAGGAGGTTTCTCCAAGATGCGCTTCGGTGAAGATATTGATTTCTCCATCCGTATCTTCAAGGCAGGAAAACGCTGTCGTCTGTTCCCCGATGCATGGGTTTGGCACAAGCGTCGCACTGACTTCCGCAAGTTCTGGCGGCAGGTGTATAACTCCGGTATAGCCCGGATTAACCTCTACAAGAAGTATCCCGAATCACTGAAACTTGTCCACCTGCTGCCGATGGTGTTTACTGTAGGGACAATCTTCCTCAACCTGATGGTTCTTTGCGGCATCATCATGTTCTGTTTCTCTTCAACAAAATCTGTCGGTTGCATCCTCCTTCTGCTTGGCTTGCTGCCCTTGTTGCTTTACAGCACAGTCATCTGTATAGACTCAACCCGTCAGAACAACAGTGTGAAGATAGGACTTCTCAGCATCCGTGCAGCCTTCATCCAGCTCACCGGATATGGCTGTGGATTCATCTCGGCATGGTGGAAACGCTGCGTGTGTGGCAAGGACGAGTTTGCTGCGTACGAAAAGAACTTTTACAAGTAA
- the cdaA gene encoding diadenylate cyclase CdaA, protein MFFPFGIKDVIDIVLVALMLYYIYRLMKESRSLNVFIGIMVFVIMWLIVSQILEMRLLGSIMDKLVSVGVIGLIVLFQEDIRHFLYSLGAHRKVNNLMKLFTKKGNKAEVDKETIMPIVMACMSMSRGKVGALIVIERGVMLEDIVETGDLIDARIDQRLIENIFFKNSPLHDGAMLISKRRIKAAGCILPVSHKQDIPKELGLRHRAAMGISQDSDALAIIVSEETGRISVALRGEFQLRLSAEQLESILTKEMIPA, encoded by the coding sequence ATGTTTTTCCCATTTGGAATAAAAGACGTGATCGACATCGTGCTGGTAGCACTGATGCTCTACTATATCTACCGTTTGATGAAGGAGTCACGTTCGCTCAACGTCTTCATCGGTATCATGGTATTCGTTATCATGTGGCTTATCGTGAGCCAGATACTGGAGATGCGGCTCTTGGGCAGCATCATGGACAAACTTGTATCGGTGGGAGTCATCGGTCTTATCGTACTTTTCCAGGAAGATATACGCCACTTCCTTTACAGCCTTGGTGCGCACCGAAAGGTGAACAACCTCATGAAACTGTTTACTAAAAAGGGAAACAAAGCGGAAGTGGACAAGGAAACCATCATGCCCATCGTCATGGCATGCATGAGCATGAGCCGTGGGAAGGTAGGTGCGCTGATTGTCATTGAGCGTGGTGTGATGCTGGAAGACATCGTTGAGACCGGCGACCTGATAGATGCACGTATCGACCAACGCCTTATAGAAAACATCTTCTTCAAGAATTCCCCACTCCACGACGGTGCGATGTTGATTTCAAAACGCCGCATAAAGGCTGCAGGATGTATTCTTCCCGTGAGCCACAAGCAGGATATTCCCAAGGAACTCGGTTTGCGACACCGTGCGGCAATGGGTATCTCGCAGGACTCTGACGCATTGGCTATCATCGTTTCGGAAGAGACCGGACGCATCAGTGTTGCCCTGCGTGGCGAGTTCCAGCTGCGCCTTTCGGCCGAGCAGCTTGAAAGCATCCTCACCAAAGAGATGATTCCTGCGTAG
- a CDS encoding DeoR/GlpR family DNA-binding transcription regulator → MTKEDRQNAILDQLLAQESVLVSDLATSLDVSLVTIRKDLTELEKAGKLYRSHGKAILINPFTNNRSVNEKEKLNAEEKQLIGAEAVKLLVKDDSIILASGTTIHALACNIQSEGRLTVVSASLQATMTLAGNDNIDIIQLGGMVRHSSVSVIGQYSMEILRGCSFTKLFLGVDGIDLDFGISTTDIREAELNRSMMQAAQKIVVLADSSKFGRRGFAKISGLEDVDIIITDSKIPQSVVKKIEEMGIELIIAGSVGVQ, encoded by the coding sequence ATGACAAAAGAAGATAGGCAGAATGCTATTCTCGACCAACTTCTGGCACAGGAGTCTGTATTGGTTTCCGATCTGGCAACCTCTTTGGACGTGTCGTTGGTAACCATACGAAAGGACCTGACTGAACTTGAGAAGGCGGGAAAGCTGTATCGAAGCCATGGGAAAGCAATTCTTATCAATCCATTCACCAACAACCGCTCTGTAAACGAGAAGGAAAAGCTGAATGCCGAAGAGAAACAACTCATCGGCGCAGAGGCTGTAAAGCTGCTTGTGAAAGATGACTCCATCATCCTTGCTTCGGGAACAACGATTCATGCGCTGGCTTGTAACATCCAGTCGGAAGGCAGACTGACGGTTGTTTCAGCAAGTCTGCAGGCTACGATGACGTTGGCAGGAAATGACAACATTGACATTATCCAGCTTGGAGGAATGGTCCGTCACAGCAGTGTGTCGGTAATCGGACAATACAGCATGGAGATTCTTCGTGGCTGTTCGTTCACAAAACTATTCCTTGGAGTGGACGGCATCGACCTTGACTTCGGTATCTCAACGACCGATATACGGGAAGCAGAACTGAACAGAAGCATGATGCAGGCAGCACAGAAGATCGTCGTACTGGCTGACTCAAGCAAGTTCGGACGCCGTGGCTTTGCCAAAATCAGCGGACTGGAGGATGTTGACATCATCATAACCGACTCAAAAATACCGCAGTCAGTGGTAAAGAAGATTGAGGAAATGGGAATAGAACTGATTATTGCAGGCTCTGTCGGCGTGCAATAA